tgttcttacaatgccacttatcattAGTTTGAATTTAGACAATgaatgagctaatatttacttgtcacaatttcgctattcatgcaaaatatgaaagacggaaatacaaaagacataatagtgaaatgtgaaattaactttatttagttattcatcattcaaataaatagaaaacaattattatttaatacaatatGGGCTCATTGCCCAACATTTATCTCATGGTAgccattacatctttcttcatgaaaagtcagtcgctatcaaatagtgataaagtaatccatcacaaagacgaacgatTCGTGGCcatgtttatttttcatcaaccatgtaatgccaatgagaggatattatttacccatgttttgggctatgaattccactgttgtgaatgacgctacatactacagaagtcgtacaTCCAACGCActagcttttggttccttatctatttgaactcagacttttacttacatcaaaatgTACGAGCCACACATACacagtccatcatccactcatgATTTAGGtctgtcacactatgaacgtcacaagtgaataaaccCATAAACGGATTCAATATTTATTCTTCTTTGTCATGTCCGATGTACTGCCAATCCAATCAATCATatatatgtctctatcttctaggagtcatccgctccgatgcccaagacaataaatttcctctcttggacttgatagacgaaatattagtatttcaatcggtttgctaatttccaattagactaaggacatatttaagttcgtctactaatacaagctatCTTTTCGTGTTACGATTCGACCAcgtaatatcgcttagtattagttaaacattagacaaccagtgagtaacatttgcttccattttgctttgtgtgcaaaaaccatgtgaggacaattatacaaagtatattaatataatcaataaatttgttttattaatcaatctgcttgaaaaaaaattacaagtgtatattgacgaaaatactacacttagggcaccagatccaacatcATCGTCCTTTTAAACCCAAATCTGAAAGATCGCAATCTTGAAGAACAGCACGGAAAGCCTCCATACAGCGTTCATCACTCAATCAACCTTTCTATTTCTCATGGGAAAAGGGAATCTCATTAAAATCGCCCATCACAAACCAAGGAGTATGATCCCCATCCGAGAGACCTTGCAGCAACTCCCAAGACAACGATCAGTTAAATTCTTTTGAATGACCATAGAAACCCATGAATCCCCAAGAGTGGCCATCAGCATCATATTCAATCAAAGCATCAATATGATTTCCTGAAAAGGAACGTAGAGTAACAAGACATCCTTCTCTCTAACAAAGTGACAATCCTCCTCTAGTACCCACACTGCTAACTTTCAAACCGTGGACATATCCCTAACTCTGTCGAACTTTCTCCATATGTGAATTTTGTAGTTTTGTTTCCATCAGAAAAACTACAATAGGGTTTGTCTTCCTCAGCATGCGCCGAAGGTGTCGAATTGCCCGGGGATTCCCCGAACCCCGGACATTCCAACTAAGGATTTTCATGGTGACTAGATGCCCTGCCAGAGAGGGACAATCAGTGAGTCAAAATCTTGAACAATATCATACTTAGTCGAGGTTATTGTTAAATCTAGTAGCATAGAAACCAAAGAAAATAGTGAAGTACGCAATCGTTTTTTCCCTTACCCAATCTCCATGGGAAAATATTCCACAGTTGTCATAGCAGTAACAACCCTAGACTCTCCAGACGACCTATCTCCTGCAACCGTCCATTCAAATTTATCCCCAGAATTGCACCTACCCGGTCATGAATACCCACATCTTGAAAAAAGTCCTGAATTTTTGCTTGACCAATCAAACCCTAATGTGCCTTAAAGTTTCTCTTTTTTCCTGCCATGTTACGTCTCCCTTATTTTTGAACGAACAACTAGTCGCTACCATTGATTGTTTCAACAAAGCCTTTAACGACATATCCACTCAAAAgggatcttcttcttcctatgaaacatgaatataaaagtttgaagtaaTTACGAATTTCTATGTAATACTGAAGATATTGGTAAGGTAAAAGTTATTTACACTATTTATCATGGGTATGTGGTAAACATAAATAATAGAtggaaataattataactattgGTGCATAATTTCCCATTATGAGATCAAATTAGTAGGTATATGGGTgggcatatatatatttgcaaaattttgtgtataaaaTGCATACATGcaaaagttattttataaatatattattgaatacTTTTagtataattcaattaaaatacaatgtttttaaataaatgtatgaaaatatatttggaaAGATATATACACACCAAAGTTAAtctttatgaaatattttaataatataatttaattaacatacaatattattaaataaatatatgaaaatataattggaAAATAAGTATTAGAAATTGATTAGAAATAGAACAAGATAGAACTATTCATGGGTTTGGTCATATGGCTTGAAAATAATGTAACGCTAAGAACAAGACTTGAGTTTAGCAGTTATAATATAAGTTGGGTTcgataaaaaaattagactaTTTTTTGGTTTGGGTTGGGTTGGAATGGGGTGTTAGGAGAaagagtgaaagaaaaaaaaaccgtGGGTTGTTTGCTATAGCGATTTTCCAAGTTATGGCGTATATTTTGGAAAGGGACATTTTCAAGTCAAAATGAAGAATGTCAAGTAAAGGATTAAATGATCAAAGAATATTCTCTTTTTCAGACCTTTTTGGTCCAAGTCGTACGGTTGGGGAGTTGCCTCCGTATTCATGGAGTTGAGTTATTCAACCTAAAAATTGTGGATATTTAAGCTAAAAATCCTATTCATAGATGGAGTGCATCAGTTGGAGTGTGTAAAGGAGGACAATTGTCCACTTCTATAATTTATGGGGAAACACATTATATTCATACGTTATCCATCTAAACGATTCAAACCTAAATGTTTATAAGCAAACATTgataatgaaacaaaaataaatattcaattgaAATGTTTGTCGTCACGATGTGGTTTTTTTATCAGGACTGTCCATTCTACCTTGTTCCACCATCGCCATTGGAATTAAGCTCGGATCATAATAATCACAAAAATTATCGTCCAGCAACAAGGAAGGATTATGGTCAAACATCAGATAATCACAATAAAGATTATCATCCATTTCTCCAAATTCATCACTTCCATACTCAAAACTCACGACTCCTTGTGGATTATCTGATATTAAAGCTGAATTTTTCGTTGATTTATCActcttttgataaattttgcaTAATATCCAATCATCTAACtgcaaaacaaaaacaatttcaaagCGATTGGTTTGAGGTATAAAAAAACCATAATAATATCTGTTGAGTGGAAGGCATTATCTGAGTCCGTCTTGAACTTTCAACAGTGGAGGTATTGTGTTTGGAGTGTCTATACTCGAAGTTGTCTCAGAGTTGTCTCCTTACTCCGAGGAGAGCTCAAAGTATTCATGGAGTTTGGTGGGAATGCCTGATCCAATAAGAAATGTTTTTAGCATTTTTGGCCTTGGTAGGGTTCCAACCTATGCTCTTATATGGCATTGTTGGGTTCAAACCCCAATAAAGCCAAATGTTGATGCTTAGGTGTTCCCTAAATTCTGAAAAACCTCTTTTTAGAGTACGGGAGACAAAACCCAAAGCATATTCGAGCATAGACATCCCCAACATAATACTTCTAAGTGTACAATATCAAATCATAATTGAAAGTTTTGAGTTAAAAGGGATACCCGCATTTCATCTTGAGAAAGCTTAGCGGGAGGATCTTTGAGTCTAAATTCATGCATCATCCAATCTGTTTTTTCACCTTTAGGGGGTTTTCCTTTGTAGAAAACCAAAGCCTTTCTATATCCAATTTCATGGCTTTCAGATCTAAGGATCTTATCAGCTCCGGTGGCTTTCCAGTATCCATCACCTGCTGTTCGGTTCGGTCTCAATCCGTTTCGgtattttttctctcttggtgtaAAAAAATACCATTCTTCTTCTCCATATGATCCATACTTTTCTATATCAATCAATATTACAACTTACATTAAACAGGGACGAAGccagaaaattatttttgaagtcagaaatgaatcataaattattataattttactattatacaacatataatttcatgaaaaattaaagggcTAAATAACAAATCTACCATTTTGGAACCATGTACCCTTTcttagctatatatatatatatgaactaaAATAGGAAAACAATTGAAGAAacactatatttttttatcagcCCATGTCAATAGGAGTACACACATGCATTAAATACACATTCAGCTACAAATCTCACTATTACCACATAAATTTCAACCACGTAGtatgaaatatgaatataaaagtTCAAAGTAATTACAAATTTCTAtctaatacaaaaatattagtAGAGCATAagttaattacattatttattatgtgacaaaataattataattattggtACATGTTAGTACAAATTAAAgtatacaaaatcaaaatcttatGATACAAGTAACACTGAAACATATTTTAGATGGGAATTCTAAATCGTTTACTTTAGTTATTTTCTGGGTTAtgatataattttcttttagccaaaaaatcaagaagaatcTCTCACTTCATGGAGATATTTTCAAGTTAAAATCAAGAGAAATTTAGgtaaaaagtttaatttagcTAACTAAATCTCTCTCTTAaactaagaaattaaaaatcttGAAGCTTGTAAATTAACAATAATGTTTTTGCCCTAATAATTTGGTATCCAAATTTTAAATCCTGTTTCATGAGTTCTTGTAATTCTATCATGGAGTgtgtaaaattaacaataatttacTGTGTTTCCACACAAAATAATCTTTTtccatatttaaagaaaaaaatagcatttaacaattttgaatctcatgaacaaaaataaatcgaaattattgatatatcaattaaaaaatggaattgtaaaaagaaagaaaattaatcaaaataaaactaatcGAAGCCTAAAAGTTCGAAGTAATTAACATGGTGTTTATATTCATTAGGGTTTATAACgcagaaaaaagaagaagcaaaattCAATAGAACTGATTAACATACTACATTAAGCATCTTCAATATACTTAAATGAAAGTAGAAAAAGGGATTATTAAATCATACCTATAAGCTGCTGTGGATTGTAATGGTACAATTCAACATCCCTGATTCTATTGGGAGGTAATCGTAAATTCAGCAGCTTGGGCTTCAAGTAAAAAAGGACGAGTTCGTCGTCGCGTGGCTTGAACCGATAACCCGCCGGAAATGAGTTCAACAGctcttcatcatcttcctcattgttgttaatattttccGTTGTACCCAATTCGAAATTGTTTGACATTTTTACAGAACTCGATTTCTTAAAAAGATTTCAGTGCTATTGAAAGGAAGATGATAATATATGCGCGAAAGAGTCCAACTCACTCTAAAATTGCAACtgcttttttatcttttttagtCAAAGTTTATCTAATTCAACGGAAAAAgtgaaatatttaattaagattcgggcaatattattttgtataggATTATTATGGTAAAAGTACTATGAAGGTCCCTGTACTTTGCACTTTCtacctaaaatgataaattagtccttgtacaaTAGCTAAAAGAGCAAAttgtcttatttatttatctattaaaaataggataaatatcaaaattatacatgaactttgatttaatgtgcaattgtatacatgaactttaatttagtgcaattatacacatgaaattcTAATTGTTGTTCAATTATATCTTGgaagctttaattttaatttaatcatacatatttaaataaaaatacatcaatttatttttatattagataaatataattatttatgcatgcaatatataaacataaaatgatgttatataaaaaattgtattaataatttacaagaattggatcaaatcaaaatttcatgtacaaaattgcacaaaatcaaagcttgtgtatacaattgcacattaaaccatAGTTCATGTATAGTCTTGGGATTTATCCTTTAAAACTGATAGTGACATGTAGTATGCTACGTGTACCTCATGCTGATGTACAATGATTAGTTTTTAATAGCaaaaatgaatggaattttttaacaaaaatgaccaatttgatatttgatcTAATAAATAGGGActatttgcccatttttttagtagacAGGGCAAAATGCATTCCGGCTCCTAGTACAAGGTCCtttatgatacttttacaagattatttacttattcacttccaattataattttttttttggtaaaagtatcatggaaaCCCTATACTAGGAGTCAAATTGTTGCATTTTGGCCTCTTTACTTAAAAGATGGATAAACTAGTTATTTATGTTAGATCAGATAGTAAACTagtcatttctgttaaaatattcatctatttctattgttaaaaactgacgGGGTTGACAAAATAACCAGACAGTTACTTGTGGTGTATCACATGTTCCTCATTCTGATGTACAGGGCTTAgattttaatagtagaaatagatgaaatttttaataaaaggactaatttgctgTTTGATCTAGCATAGAGGGACTCATTTGCCTATTTTTCGAGTAGAGGGGCAAACTATTATTCAATTCTTAATATAATAGTTTCtatgatatttttacctaattttttactatttgtttctgaaacaaaaatttataatacaaaacAATACCTTCATTAAAtcaaagacaaaaattaaaccTTAGACCTCGGCCTTTTGTTAGGAAATGTACCAATTACTTAAAAAGTTTAAGTTGTTTTCGACAAAAATGATCTTTTAGATTCTACAAATAGGATTGATATTTTATATGGGATCTAGCATGGGGcaacattttttaatgttatcaATAATTGTATTTGGTaggtaaaagtattaaaaagttTCTTGTACtaagagttagattgtattttctTTGTACATCAGATCAAATAGAAAATTGgtcttttctgttaaaaatttcgtccatttctactgttaaaattGGGCATGGCTAAGACGAAATAACCAGATAATTACATGTGGTGTGTCATGTGTACCTCATGATGACGTACATGgactagtttttaatagtaaaaatgaaatgaatttttaacagaaggatcaatttacttttttatctaACGTACAATGAtcaatttacccattttttaatatataagataaaatgaaattcgattCTTAATATAATGACctctataatacttttaccgtatttaataataatatggaAATTATATGCGATATTAACGCCTTTATAAGTGAATAATAATAGTTAAGGTCTTTCTTGTCACTCCAAATATTAGAATTCAAactatatttttacaattacccccctaatttgttaaataaagtaaataattcTATGCGGTAATGATCCTAGATTGTCGATAATGATCACAATCACATCACCTCGTTGAGAGAGAATCAATTTTGAAAGGtgatctaaattatttttaggtaacCTATCAAAATGGTCACTTTGGTTTAcctcagattatattttagtcatttatgtttaaaatgttacattttagccACTTATGttaacgtgttgtaacattttagtcactcagcCGTTAATTATCGTTAACGATGTAACaataagctgacgtggcacgttaaaccatcatttcaaacaaaaattttaggttaaattatacaattgatcccctttttttgttttgagcaatttaattttttcttttatgttcttttaacttttttttcattcttttctacttctccctctgttttcctccattctctatctcttttaacgtagtttttctacgttttccatttgttaaaactagtccctttacttttatttttttcttttttttttcttttcttcttcccttttagttttaacaaatggaaaacatagaaaaattaggttaaaagagatggagaacagagggagaaacaaaagagaatggaaaataaaggggaaaatgaaagttaaaataacataaaagaaaaaaaaattaaattgctaaaaacgaaaaaatatggggaccaattgtataagtTAAcctttatttgaaatgatgattcaACGTGCCATGTCAACTTATCGTTACACTATTAATGGCAATTAACgactcaatgactaaaatgttacaacacgttaacgtaagtaactaaaacgtaatatttcaaacataagtgactaaaatataacgtGAAGTAAACAATTGTGACATTTGATAGTTTACTCTTATTTTTAAGACAaatatactataaaaatatgtttctcgacaatttttttaacaaatttcaaattttaaattatcctTTGAGAAATAACTTATGTCACCATgagttattataaattttattgtaatatttttactCGATTCAACAATCGGTGTAATTGATAAATGTCACATTGACGCATTTTatgcatttataaaatttcttttaacaaaGGATACATTTGCTTACACTATAAAAACCTTTAaagcaaaattttcattatcttaattggtttacTACACACTTCAATATTACTTTGAATT
The window above is part of the Gossypium raimondii isolate GPD5lz chromosome 9, ASM2569854v1, whole genome shotgun sequence genome. Proteins encoded here:
- the LOC105798047 gene encoding NAC transcription factor 32; translated protein: MSNNFELGTTENINNNEEDDEELLNSFPAGYRFKPRDDELVLFYLKPKLLNLRLPPNRIRDVELYHYNPQQLIEKYGSYGEEEWYFFTPREKKYRNGLRPNRTAGDGYWKATGADKILRSESHEIGYRKALVFYKGKPPKGEKTDWMMHEFRLKDPPAKLSQDEMRLDDWILCKIYQKSDKSTKNSALISDNPQGVVSFEYGSDEFGEMDDNLYCDYLMFDHNPSLLLDDNFCDYYDPSLIPMAMVEQGRMDSPDKKTTS